A stretch of DNA from Triticum dicoccoides isolate Atlit2015 ecotype Zavitan chromosome 2A, WEW_v2.0, whole genome shotgun sequence:
cggatttgaacattcatgccacaatagagaaaaatacattaaagaatattctagaaagcattccacatcaaaaattctatttttatcatttacctactcgaggacgagcaggaattaagcttggggatgctgatacgtctccaacgtatctataatttttgattgttccatgctattatattatctgtttaggatgttaatgagctttattttacactttcatattattttttagactaacctattaaccggaggcccaacccaaatagttgttcttttttttgcctatttcagtgtttcgtagaaaaggaatatcaaacggagtccaaacggaatgaaaccttcgggaacgtgatttttggaataaacgtgatccagaggacttggagtggacgtcaagcaatcaacgaggcggccacgaggcagggggcgcgcctatcctcctgggcgcgccctccccctcgtagctccaccgacctacttcttcctcctatatatgttcacataccccgcaaacatccaggagcaccacgaaaccctatttccaccgccacaaccttctatacccaagagatcccatcttggggcctttttcggagctccgccggagggggcattaatcacggagggcctctacatcaaccccatggcccctccgatgatgtgtgagtagtttacttcagaccttcgggttcatagctagtagctagatggcttcttctctctctttggatctcaatacaaagttctcctcgattctcttggagatctattcgatgtaatcttcttttgcggtgtgtttgtcgagatccgatgaattgtgggtttatgatcaagtttatctatgaacaatatttgaatcttctctgaattcttttatgtatgattggtttatctttgcaagtctcttcgaattatcaatttggtttggcctactagattgatttttcttgcaatgggagaagtgcttagctttgggttcaatcttgcggtgctcgatctcagtgacagaaaggaaaacgacacgtattgtattgttgccatcgaggataaaaagatggggtttaattacatcatattgcatgagtttatccctctacatcatgtcatcttgcttaaggcgttactctgttcttatgaacttaatactctagatgcatgttggatagcggtcgatgtgtggagtaatagtagtagatgcaggcaggagtcagtctacttgtcacggacgtgatgcttatatacatgatcatgcctaaatatgctcataattattcatttttctatcaattgctcgacagtaatttgttcacccaccgtaatacttatgatatcttgagagaagccactagtgaaacctatggcccccgggtctattttccatcatacaagtttccaatttattttattttgcaatctttactttcaatctatatcataaaaataccaaaaatacttatcttattattatcatctctatcagatctcactcttacaagtggctgtgaagggattgacaacgcctttatcgcgttggttgcgaggttcttatttgtttgtgtaggtacgaggtgactcgcgcgtagtctcctactagattgataccttcgttctcaaaaactgagggaaatacttacactgctttactgcaccaccctttcctcttcaaatgaaaaccaacgcagtgctcaagaggtagcactgtcccGTCCGGAATAGGCCGCAGTCCGGGGGGGGGGAGCGGTGGGCCGGCCGCCGGAGTGGTCACCACCACCGACAGCCCCACGGCGACGGCGCACAGAGTCTCCAGCGGGGGAGCAAGGAGCGCCGGGTAGGAGCCAGGGGAGGGTGGCGGAGACGGAGTCACGGCCACCGTCGAAGGCGGGGAGACCGGCCCCCCATCCGAGCTGGAAGCCACCCCCGGGAGCACAGGAGGAGTCGGNNNNNNNNNNNNNNNNNNNNNNNNNNNNNNNNNNNNNNNNNNNNNNNNNNNNNNNNNNNNNNNNNNNNNNNNNNNNNNNNNNNNNNNNNNNNNNNNNNNNNNNNNNNNNNNNNNNNNNNNNNNNNNNNNNNNNNNNNNNNNNNNNNNNNNNNNNNNNNNNNNNNNNNNNNNNNNNNNNNNNNNNNNNNNNNNNNNNNNNNNNNNNNNNNNNNNNNNNNNNNNNNNNNNNNNNNNNNNNNNNNNNNNNNNNNNNNNNNNNNNNNNNNNNNNNNNNNNNNNNNNNNNNNNNNNNNNNNNNNNNNNNNNNNNNNNNNNNNNNNNNNNNNNNNNNNNNNNNNNNNNNNNNNNNNNNNNNNNNNGCAGCGCGGGAACGGCCGGCCCCGGTCCCGCCCCTAGCAGTCGGAGCGGGAGACTGGTCGTGCGGACTGTCCTCGAAGTTGTCAAATAGAGGATTGAGAATAAATCAACTCATCCCAAATATTGCCAAAGCACGCAGTAATTTTTTATACAAAATGTTACTTTAGTCCCACAATTCAAAGGGTCTTATAACACTAAAAGGATCCTTAAGATCCAAATGTTTAAAATTCCTAGGATCAAGCGGAGCTCTGAACTGGAAATGGTTACCTGCCTGCTCCCGCGTTCCCCTTCGCTTCCTCCCCACCGAACGGAGAGGGGGGCAGAGGCAGGAGGCGGCCTCGATGGCGATGGCGACGGCAACGGCGATTGGTGATGGCAACGGCGACGCAGGTGAGCTCCATCAcccccctcttcctccccgctcCTTCCCCATGTGCAACGCCTTGGCCCCCAGGCAGCAACTACTACTGTCCCCCCCTCCCCCGCTGCTCTTCTCCTCCCCTGTCCCgttgctcctctcctctcctcNNNNNNNNNNNNNNNNNNNNNNNNNNNNNNNNNNNNNNNNNNNNNNNNNNNNNNNNNNNNNNNNNNNNNNNNNNNNNNNNNNNNNNNNNNNNNNNNNNNNNNNNNNNNNNNNNNNNNNNNNNNNNNNNNNNNNNNNNNNNNNNNNNNNNNNNNNNNNNNNNNNNNNNNNNNNNNNNNNNNNNNNNNNNNNNNNNNNNNNNNNNNNNNNNNNNNNNNNNNCCTCCCCGGTGCCTCTCCCACCCCTCCCATGGCGACTCTTCTACTCTTCCCATGGCGACTCTTCTCCCAGTTGCTTGTTCTCATGAAACCCTAGAAATATGTCAACCTCTTAAACCCGAATCCCCTTTTTGGTCTGCACAAAATCTGATCCTGTCGTGCTTCTTTCAGGTCATTTTGGAGAAGTAGACAAAGTTCGGGTAGCAAACCAGACCAATGCTgaggtaacaatgtgtacccaaagCTCAATTTCTGCTTTCTTCTATGTGTACTATTACGATGGATGGAAGAAAGAATGGATAGTCCAATAGCGGCTTCAGCAGCCGCAAGGGCTATAACAAAAATTGCGAAAATATCTCCTTTTAATTGGCGACTATCAAATAGATCAGAAAATGTTACGAGATTTAGATTGATTGAATTCAGTATAAGTTCAAGAGATATAATTGAATCGGTTCAAGTTTTGCCCTCATATTGAAATGAATTGAGATTGATAAGGAGTTAACTAATGATGTTTGGGCATGTAACTTTTTTTTAGTGTTTATTTATTTTCGATTGGTATCTATGGATTGATCACAAGCCGAAACATGGTTAGAGCTCTAATTACAGTCCATGtactgtttttttttcatttttggtaTATCTTCTTTGTCAGTAAACCCTCCTATTTTTTTCCTTTCTATAGGCAGTAGTATGTTTAGTATTCTTCCACGGGAATTTACACGTTTACCTACTGCTATGGATGATGCATTTTGGCAAGTGGTACTTTGCAATAGACACACAAACTCAGAAGTTGCATGTCAGGTGTACAATGGACGGATTTGCGAGCTGACGTGAAAATCCCATGACAGATTAGCAAGCATCGGGCTGCAATACAAATTAGGCATTAAAGGTTCAGGTACTCTAAAACAAGGCTCAGGTCTGCCACAAAAACAAGTCTGCAGACTGTCTAGTACAACATAGTTTTAAAAGCATCATGTCTGCATAGTTGCAATTACGATTTTTTCCAGGCATCAGGTCTAGGAAATTACTAGTCTCTTCTCAAACTAATAGTATTACTACATTGCATCGCAATAGTATCTGCTGCAGTTGCTGTAGCACTTTGAGTATGATGTGATGTTTGCAGCTGGTTTGATGTGCAATATTTTTCCAGAGTTTAACTTCTTCATATCTGTGCAATAttaaatattttggctacagattcTGTTTGAAATATGTGAAGCTGAACCATGTATGAGCGCTTATTGAATGATCGATCTTTTTCATGAAGTTCATACACTTGCTGATGTTGTATATTATTTGGTTGTTTTATTATTGATGCAAAAAATCAAATCGGATAATTGATTACTGCAACATTTTgctacataatttaaaatatgtgtGAATagtaaaacaacaacaacaacaacaactgtaACTTTGTAGGTACAACATAGAGTATGAGTATGAGCTTGCTTTTGTCCAGTGATTAGTTAAACCCTGCTAACCTCCACAATTTCTTGGTGGGTGGGTGCACGCCCGGCACATCATCTAGATCCGTGTCAGTCTAGATGGGGTCTGTATGCTTTTGTTGGGGCAGTATTTGTATATTTTTTGTGTCAAGGTTCTCCAACAGTTTCAAATCTTAAGTCTGATCTGATTATTTTGTGTAAAATTAGAAAATGTTCGAAGCCAGGAATGAGAAAGCCAGTGATTTTGTTGATGCAAGTACATCTCTGCCTGTTAAGCTTGAGGCCAGCTGCGTTGCGGTACTGGTACACCCCATTGTCGAGGTGTTGAAGGCTGAAGAGCAGCCATTGCACTCCACCAATGAGGAGACATCCGATGAGTTCTTGGATGCAAATTCATCTGTACCTATTGACCTCGAGGCCAAGAACAATGATGCATCCTTCATTACAGAGGTGATGACGAAGGAGGAAGAGCAGCTATATGAGGCTCGGCTTaaggtagaggaagaagaggctagAAAGAGAGAACAAGCGGCAAGACTTGCTTTAGATCCTAATGCATGCTTTAGCAAGTTGGATGAGCTGCTGACAGAGACACAGCTTTATTCAGAATTTCTACTTGAAAAGATGGCGCAAATAACAGATGTATGAGGTCCCCACTGTGCTGACCTTTTTCTTATCTTCGTATTTATTGCTAGTTTTTTTTTATGATGGTGCCATTACCTGTTGGTTAAGCAGAATTTTCTTGAAGTTAAAGATGAAGAGGGGTCTGTGGAAGACAAGAAGAAAGGATGTGGCAGAAAGAGGAAAGTAAATTCTAAGCCACAATACAATGATGTGAGTGCATACATCATATATTATCCTCTGTTATGTAAATATATGTTCGTTTGTAATCTTTGGCTGTCTTCTACATTATGGAGATGCTTTGTTCGCCATGTACTTTTGCTTATTTGCAGTATTATGTGTAGTCTTGTACTTTGTCAATGGACTTAGGGTTAAAACATATATTGCCACTTGAAGAAAACTATAGAGCATGCCTGTCCTGATCGCTTAATGTTAACTTCCCAAAATTCCTGATTACCTTTTCTAGTAGCAGCATCCTTTCAAGTTACAACATACTAGTTCACAAATCTTAATTTAAGAGCCATTTTAAATTTGCTGTAATACAGGCTCAGCTGCCTTCATAGGTAAGAGTTAAGGCATTCCAACATTCCATGACCAATGTTACTTTGAATTGTTTGGACTTGTTGATTGTCATCTGAATCTAATAGGCCCATAATGGTGAACATTTATATTCAGTATTTAAGTGGGGACTGGTCATCATTCTAAAGTGGATAACCTGATATATCATTTAAGGGATCTGAATATATGAGAAAGTATGAGAAATAGTTGTCATTTATGTATCATAATTGTGTGTTGACAACAACTTGCTACTTCTAAGTACCAATAAAGTAAAATGTTGTTCAGAAGAAGGCTAAGACAGCAGTGGCTGCAATGCTCACAAGATCGCGCGAATATCGTTCTGCTTATGATGACACTCTCacagaagaagaaagatgggaaaaAGAGCAAGCCAACCTTGTACCATTAATGACTGGTGGACAGTTGAAATCTTACCAGATAAAGGGTGTGAAGTGGCTAATATCACTGTGGCAGAATGGGCTAAATGGGATACTAGCTGATCAAATGGGCCTTGGGAAAACAATCCAGACAATTGGATTTCTTACCCATCTTAAAGGGAATGGTATGCACGGTCCTTACATGATAATTGCTCCTCTTTCCACCCTCTCAAACTGGGTGAATGAAATCTCAAGGTAAAGTATCCAAAgtttttttgcactgtctttaagtGCTGTCTTATGTGAATATACTTGATTTAGGTTTGTTCCATCTCTTACTGGGCTGATTTACCATGGGGATAAAGTGGCTCGGGCAGAGATAAGGAGAAAATTCAGGCCCAAAACTGTTGGCCCTGATTTCCCGATAATAATTACTTCATATGAGATGGCCATGTCAGATGCAAAATATCTTGCTCGTTATAAGTGGAAATATGTTGTTGTGGATGAGGTGATGAAAAAACACATGCTATTGAGAAAAAAAAGTTCTACATGATGAAGCCATATATGGTTCTCTCCCTTTTTCTATTCCTTATTAACATGCCTCCGTACTTTTTGCAGGGACATCGGTTGAAAAATTCTAAATGTAAATTATTGAGAAAGTTAAAGCGCATACCAATGGCCAATAAACTCCTTTTGACTGGGACACCTCTTCAGAATAACCTGGCAGAGTTGTGGTCGTTGTTGAATTTCATTTTGCCTGATATATTCTCGTCCCATCAGGAATTTGAGTCATGGTATGATTCGCTGAGCTTACACATGCACTACTGGCTGCCCTTTGCCTTGGGTACTTTTTTTTAGCAGGAACCTTGGGTAATTTCTGTATATGTCATTTTGTTGCAGTCTCCATATCCTGGCAGCAGTTCCTGTGTTCATCAGTTGCTATCCCCTAGGTTTTTTTTTTCCTGTATTGATTGTAGTAATGAGTAATTATAAGTGACCTGAACATTCCAATGTAGCAGTGTCTAGCTTTGAAAATGTTTGGCTCTGCCATTGGCTGGATGCCTAGATGTTGTATTGATATGAATGTGTATGAATCCAATAGCACATATATGTTGTTCTTTTAGCCAACATTTTTCAGGATTTACTATAAAGTGATTGACATTTGGTATTTAAGTGTGTATTTTGGTTAAACGATAC
This window harbors:
- the LOC119355733 gene encoding ATP-dependent DNA helicase DDM1-like isoform X4 codes for the protein MAMATATAIGDGNGDAGHFGEVDKVRVANQTNAEKMFEARNEKASDFVDASTSLPVKLEASCVAVLVHPIVEVLKAEEQPLHSTNEETSDEFLDANSSVPIDLEAKNNDASFITEVMTKEEEQLYEARLKVEEEEARKREQAARLALDPNACFSKLDELLTETQLYSEFLLEKMAQITDNFLEVKDEEGSVEDKKKGCGRKRKVNSKPQYNDKKAKTAVAAMLTRSREYRSAYDDTLTEEERWEKEQANLVPLMTGGQLKSYQIKGVKWLISLWQNGLNGILADQMGLGKTIQTIGFLTHLKGNGMHGPYMIIAPLSTLSNWVNEISRFVPSLTGLIYHGDKVARAEIRRKFRPKTVGPDFPIIITSYEMAMSDAKYLARYKWKYVVVDEGHRLKNSKCKLLRKLKRIPMANKLLLTGTPLQNNLAELWSLLNFILPDIFSSHQEFESWFDFSGKGDEEQQEEADEKKRVLVISKLHAILRPFLLRRMKMDVEQMLPRKKEIIIYANMTAHQKQIQTHLIEKTFDNYLLESTDIVLRRPGLKMKLNNLMIQLRKNCAHPDLFNAAFDSTSLYPPTDKLLEQCGKFQLLDRLLESLLKQKHKVLIFSQWTKVLDIIEYYLYMKGLNICRIDGSVKLEDRMRQIAEFNDLNSSMNVFILSTRAGGLGINLASADTCILYDSDWNPQMDSQAMDRCHRIGQTRPLHVYRLATANSVEGRIIKRAFGKLKLEHVVIGKGQFEQNSAKPNVLQEEELLALLRDEQDEEDRMIQTDISDEDLLKVMDRSDLTGPPAAADATPLIPLKGPGWEVVMASKSGGGVLSALTS
- the LOC119355733 gene encoding ATP-dependent DNA helicase DDM1-like isoform X1, producing the protein MAMATATAIGDGNGDAGHFGEVDKVRVANQTNAEKMFEARNEKASDFVDASTSLPVKLEASCVAVLVHPIVEVLKAEEQPLHSTNEETSDEFLDANSSVPIDLEAKNNDASFITEVMTKEEEQLYEARLKVEEEEARKREQAARLALDPNACFSKLDELLTETQLYSEFLLEKMAQITDNFLEVKDEEGSVEDKKKGCGRKRKVNSKPQYNDKKAKTAVAAMLTRSREYRSAYDDTLTEEERWEKEQANLVPLMTGGQLKSYQIKGVKWLISLWQNGLNGILADQMGLGKTIQTIGFLTHLKGNGMHGPYMIIAPLSTLSNWVNEISRFVPSLTGLIYHGDKVARAEIRRKFRPKTVGPDFPIIITSYEMAMSDAKYLARYKWKYVVVDEGHRLKNSKCKLLRKLKRIPMANKLLLTGTPLQNNLAELWSLLNFILPDIFSSHQEFESWFDFSGKGDEEQQEEADEKKRVLVISKLHAILRPFLLRRMKMDVEQMLPRKKEIIIYANMTAHQKQIQTHLIEKTFDNYLLESTDIVLRRPGLKMKLNNLMIQLRKNCAHPDLFNAAFDSTSLYPPTDKLLEQCGKFQLLDRLLESLLKQKHKVLIFSQWTKVLDIIEYYLYMKGLNICRIDGSVKLEDRMRQIAEFNDLNSSMNVFILSTRAGGLGINLASADTCILYDSDWNPQMDSQAMDRCHRIGQTRPLHVYRLATANSVEGRIIKRAFGKLKLEHVVIGKGQFEQNSAKPNVFR
- the LOC119355733 gene encoding ATP-dependent DNA helicase DDM1-like isoform X2 yields the protein MATLLPVACSHETLEICHFGEVDKVRVANQTNAEKMFEARNEKASDFVDASTSLPVKLEASCVAVLVHPIVEVLKAEEQPLHSTNEETSDEFLDANSSVPIDLEAKNNDASFITEVMTKEEEQLYEARLKVEEEEARKREQAARLALDPNACFSKLDELLTETQLYSEFLLEKMAQITDNFLEVKDEEGSVEDKKKGCGRKRKVNSKPQYNDKKAKTAVAAMLTRSREYRSAYDDTLTEEERWEKEQANLVPLMTGGQLKSYQIKGVKWLISLWQNGLNGILADQMGLGKTIQTIGFLTHLKGNGMHGPYMIIAPLSTLSNWVNEISRFVPSLTGLIYHGDKVARAEIRRKFRPKTVGPDFPIIITSYEMAMSDAKYLARYKWKYVVVDEGHRLKNSKCKLLRKLKRIPMANKLLLTGTPLQNNLAELWSLLNFILPDIFSSHQEFESWFDFSGKGDEEQQEEADEKKRVLVISKLHAILRPFLLRRMKMDVEQMLPRKKEIIIYANMTAHQKQIQTHLIEKTFDNYLLESTDIVLRRPGLKMKLNNLMIQLRKNCAHPDLFNAAFDSTSLYPPTDKLLEQCGKFQLLDRLLESLLKQKHKVLIFSQWTKVLDIIEYYLYMKGLNICRIDGSVKLEDRMRQIAEFNDLNSSMNVFILSTRAGGLGINLASADTCILYDSDWNPQMDSQAMDRCHRIGQTRPLHVYRLATANSVEGRIIKRAFGKLKLEHVVIGKGQFEQNSAKPNVFR
- the LOC119355733 gene encoding ATP-dependent DNA helicase DDM1-like isoform X3 → MFEARNEKASDFVDASTSLPVKLEASCVAVLVHPIVEVLKAEEQPLHSTNEETSDEFLDANSSVPIDLEAKNNDASFITEVMTKEEEQLYEARLKVEEEEARKREQAARLALDPNACFSKLDELLTETQLYSEFLLEKMAQITDNFLEVKDEEGSVEDKKKGCGRKRKVNSKPQYNDKKAKTAVAAMLTRSREYRSAYDDTLTEEERWEKEQANLVPLMTGGQLKSYQIKGVKWLISLWQNGLNGILADQMGLGKTIQTIGFLTHLKGNGMHGPYMIIAPLSTLSNWVNEISRFVPSLTGLIYHGDKVARAEIRRKFRPKTVGPDFPIIITSYEMAMSDAKYLARYKWKYVVVDEGHRLKNSKCKLLRKLKRIPMANKLLLTGTPLQNNLAELWSLLNFILPDIFSSHQEFESWFDFSGKGDEEQQEEADEKKRVLVISKLHAILRPFLLRRMKMDVEQMLPRKKEIIIYANMTAHQKQIQTHLIEKTFDNYLLESTDIVLRRPGLKMKLNNLMIQLRKNCAHPDLFNAAFDSTSLYPPTDKLLEQCGKFQLLDRLLESLLKQKHKVLIFSQWTKVLDIIEYYLYMKGLNICRIDGSVKLEDRMRQIAEFNDLNSSMNVFILSTRAGGLGINLASADTCILYDSDWNPQMDSQAMDRCHRIGQTRPLHVYRLATANSVEGRIIKRAFGKLKLEHVVIGKGQFEQNSAKPNVFR